In Marmota flaviventris isolate mMarFla1 chromosome 17, mMarFla1.hap1, whole genome shotgun sequence, a single genomic region encodes these proteins:
- the Tmem88 gene encoding transmembrane protein 88: MADVPGAQRPVLGGSPEPRDPLDCWACAVLVTAQNLMVAAFNLLLLALVLGTILLPAVTMLGFGFLCHSQFLRSQAPPCTAHLRDPGFTALLVTGFLLLVPLLVLALASYRRLCLRLRLADCLVPYSRALYRRRRAPQPRQTRGSPGCQAFPTPGKVWV; encoded by the exons ATGGCGGATGTCCCCGGGGCCCAGCGACCGGTTCTCGGCGGCAGCCCAGAGCCCCGCGATCCCCTGGACTGCTGGGCCTGCGCTGTGCTGGTAACTGCTCAGAACCTAATGGTGGCTGCCTTCAATCTACTCCTGCTGGCGCTGGTGCTGGGGACCATCTTGCTACCCGCTGTCACCATGCTAGGCTTCGGCTTCCTCTGCCATTCCCAG TTCCTGCGCTCTCAGGCACCCCCTTGCACCGCGCACCTACGAGACCCGGGCTTCACCGCCCTGCTGGTCACCGGATTCCTACTCCTCGTTCCGCTGCTCGTGCTTGCCCTGGCCAGCTACCGCCGCCTCTGTCTACGCCTCCGCCTGGCCGACTGTCTCGTGCCTTACAGCCGGGCCCTCTATCGGCGCCGGCGGGCCCCGCAGCCGCGGCAAACCCGGGGCTCACCAGGGTGCCAAGCCTTTCCTACGCCGGGAAAGGTTTGGGTCTGA